In Gemmata obscuriglobus, a single genomic region encodes these proteins:
- the ispF gene encoding 2-C-methyl-D-erythritol 2,4-cyclodiphosphate synthase: MNIRVGSGHDTHRLAENRPLILGGVVIPHTKGLVGHSDADAVLHAVTDALLGAAGLGDIGDAYPDTDAQWKNADSKFFLTETLKRLNQLGWKPVNLDVTVFAQEPKLGPVKAAIKDSLAHLLSLSADRINVKAKTGEKVGHIGRGEAIGCHAVVLIEQA, translated from the coding sequence GTGAACATTCGCGTCGGCAGCGGTCACGACACACACCGGCTCGCGGAAAACCGCCCGCTGATCCTCGGCGGCGTCGTCATTCCGCACACCAAAGGTCTTGTCGGGCACTCCGACGCGGACGCGGTTCTACACGCCGTCACCGACGCACTTCTGGGTGCAGCCGGTCTGGGCGATATTGGCGACGCCTACCCCGACACCGACGCCCAGTGGAAGAACGCGGACTCGAAGTTCTTCCTCACCGAAACGCTCAAGCGCCTGAACCAGTTGGGTTGGAAACCCGTCAACCTGGACGTAACGGTCTTCGCGCAGGAGCCGAAGCTCGGACCCGTGAAAGCGGCGATCAAAGACAGCCTCGCGCACCTGCTCAGCTTGTCCGCCGACCGCATCAACGTCAAAGCGAAAACGGGCGAGAAGGTAGGGCACATCGGCCGCGGCGAGGCCATCGGGTGCCACGCGGTCGTTCTCATCGAACAGGCATGA
- a CDS encoding sigma-70 family RNA polymerase sigma factor, whose translation MVLESDVVVQVLLRERLRITALAAGVLRDTHGADDIFQQVVLAALEHRSDFRDSGHLLAWSLRAARHRAVDACRLRQTRVLPDEVLDLLESPDTDVADGSWSDRVEALHRCLAELTPSARGLLQLRYGEGLSAVDVARRLSRTADAVYQSLSRLHRGLRECVEKRLVGGAVRGTQ comes from the coding sequence ATGGTGCTCGAATCAGACGTTGTGGTTCAGGTGCTCCTGCGTGAGCGGTTGCGCATAACCGCACTCGCAGCGGGTGTGCTGCGCGACACTCACGGCGCTGACGACATTTTTCAGCAAGTGGTCCTGGCGGCCCTCGAACATCGTTCTGATTTCCGTGACTCCGGGCACCTGCTCGCTTGGTCCTTGCGCGCCGCCCGCCACCGGGCCGTGGATGCCTGCCGTCTTCGGCAGACCCGCGTGTTGCCCGATGAGGTGCTCGATCTGCTCGAGTCCCCGGATACGGACGTGGCGGACGGGTCTTGGTCGGATCGGGTCGAAGCTTTGCACCGGTGCCTCGCTGAGCTGACGCCGTCCGCCCGAGGGTTGTTGCAGTTGCGCTACGGTGAGGGGCTGTCGGCCGTCGATGTCGCGCGCCGGCTGAGTCGCACCGCGGACGCGGTGTATCAGTCGCTGTCGCGGCTGCATCGCGGGTTGCGAGAGTGTGTTGAGAAGCGGCTGGTAGGAGGGGCTGTCCGGGGGACGCAATGA
- a CDS encoding FecR domain-containing protein — protein sequence MSSSPEPRLTELFVRYWDDTLTPAEADELERLLATDAGARDGFQFLCVQAVAVAELPAVSRAGQEPQPARRRLSRRGLLAAGLAASVGGAALVTWAWGYTGSGARLTAVQGRVTVLTADGSRVPARGRVPAGATVSTQGPGSLAVLSFSNGTTVALLGDSALTVGDGELRLHQGTASADLRPQYPGDGLRLVTTLVSLVAVGGTVVTLGQGERAAEVEVHKGRASVAAPSGEPLAVVGGGEMLTVDANGSTRQEPIRRPPEEFALNLAEPLPLGWHVGHREVGSDGPVLRPDAWPDPYHGNAVLFQIRSDHQWARGLFAVTGGSVFEVRYRTRGAAPRGQVCVCVRTEHSHASDTGVLEYNGGFEATDGRWRWLRVRAGDMLDNRHAPQFAAPWIGFLLIVNTFDTDVGLEIAELRVTRPGRR from the coding sequence ATGAGTTCGTCACCAGAACCGCGCCTGACGGAGTTGTTCGTTCGCTATTGGGACGACACGCTGACCCCCGCCGAGGCCGACGAACTGGAGCGCCTGCTGGCGACCGACGCCGGTGCGCGAGACGGGTTCCAGTTCCTGTGCGTGCAAGCGGTGGCCGTTGCAGAACTGCCGGCTGTTAGCCGTGCCGGACAGGAACCGCAGCCGGCCCGGCGCCGGCTGTCGCGGCGCGGGTTACTGGCCGCAGGTCTGGCCGCCAGCGTCGGCGGTGCGGCTCTGGTCACTTGGGCATGGGGCTACACCGGGTCCGGGGCTCGACTCACGGCGGTTCAAGGTCGCGTTACCGTCCTGACGGCGGACGGGTCCCGTGTGCCGGCGCGTGGCCGCGTGCCGGCCGGGGCGACTGTTTCGACCCAGGGACCCGGCTCGCTTGCTGTGCTCTCGTTCTCCAACGGGACCACCGTCGCTCTGTTGGGCGACTCGGCGCTAACCGTGGGTGACGGCGAACTGCGGCTTCATCAGGGCACTGCGAGTGCGGATCTGCGCCCCCAGTACCCAGGGGACGGCCTGCGGCTTGTTACCACTTTGGTGTCTCTGGTGGCGGTGGGCGGGACTGTCGTCACGCTCGGACAAGGTGAGCGGGCCGCTGAGGTTGAAGTACACAAAGGCCGGGCGAGCGTGGCCGCCCCGAGCGGTGAACCGCTCGCGGTGGTCGGCGGCGGCGAGATGCTCACCGTCGACGCCAACGGGTCCACGCGTCAGGAGCCGATCCGCCGGCCCCCTGAGGAGTTCGCCTTAAATCTCGCGGAGCCGCTCCCGCTCGGCTGGCATGTCGGGCATCGCGAGGTCGGCTCGGACGGCCCGGTGCTGCGCCCGGACGCATGGCCCGACCCGTACCATGGAAACGCGGTTCTGTTCCAGATCCGCTCGGATCACCAGTGGGCCCGCGGGCTCTTTGCTGTGACCGGCGGGTCGGTGTTCGAGGTGCGGTACCGGACCCGCGGGGCCGCCCCGCGGGGGCAGGTGTGCGTGTGCGTCCGGACCGAGCATTCGCACGCGTCCGATACGGGCGTGCTCGAGTACAACGGCGGCTTCGAGGCGACCGACGGGCGGTGGCGCTGGCTCCGGGTCCGCGCCGGCGACATGTTGGACAACCGGCATGCGCCCCAGTTCGCCGCCCCGTGGATCGGGTTCCTGCTGATCGTGAACACGTTTGATACTGACGTCGGCCTCGAGATCGCGGAACTCCGGGTGACTCGCCCCGGTCGCCGCTGA
- a CDS encoding DUF1559 domain-containing protein → MRRVRPGFTLIELLVVIAIIAILIGLLLPAVQKVREAAARTQSANNLKQIGLALHSAHDTFGAYPPVLVNQWASFNSGPPGQVHYSGPYLPDSASTAGSDKTTFFYALLPYIEQAALHSSINGYQWFLMGTRKDDASKLVGSSTPKTYIAPADVSAYQYVNWAWPYTGNGTTYQMGLVSYAPNVRAFGQATGNGGFSVWDVAWNNAGGGARRVGGITDGTSNTIAVVEKQMVSGNTQMSYKDWAVNNSGGTGNGPFGVQMWATTDCPPEGLPFFGCNCNDPTQSWDDNFGQWWLGNCRMVSGDSNEYFQTPRNRLVPDQQQAYNLYPFYAGGLQAVMCDGSVRTINTSVSVQSWSAAVTPAGGEAVSLP, encoded by the coding sequence ATGCGGCGCGTTCGTCCCGGTTTTACGCTCATTGAGTTGCTGGTCGTAATCGCGATCATCGCCATCCTGATCGGGTTGCTGCTGCCCGCGGTGCAAAAGGTGCGCGAGGCCGCCGCCCGCACTCAGTCCGCGAACAACCTCAAACAGATCGGGTTGGCCCTCCACTCCGCTCACGACACCTTCGGGGCCTATCCCCCGGTGCTGGTGAACCAGTGGGCGTCGTTCAACAGCGGCCCCCCGGGCCAGGTCCACTACAGCGGGCCGTATCTGCCCGACAGTGCGAGCACCGCGGGCAGCGACAAGACCACCTTCTTTTACGCGCTGCTGCCGTACATCGAGCAGGCCGCGCTGCACAGCTCGATCAACGGCTACCAGTGGTTTCTGATGGGGACTCGCAAGGACGACGCGAGCAAGCTGGTCGGGTCATCGACCCCGAAGACCTATATCGCGCCGGCTGACGTTAGCGCCTACCAGTACGTGAACTGGGCTTGGCCGTACACCGGCAACGGTACGACGTACCAGATGGGCTTGGTGAGTTACGCGCCGAACGTCCGCGCGTTCGGTCAGGCTACCGGGAACGGCGGGTTCAGCGTGTGGGACGTGGCCTGGAACAACGCGGGGGGCGGCGCCCGGCGCGTGGGCGGCATCACCGACGGCACCTCCAACACCATCGCCGTCGTCGAGAAGCAGATGGTCTCCGGCAACACCCAAATGTCCTACAAGGACTGGGCTGTCAATAACAGCGGCGGGACCGGCAACGGGCCGTTCGGGGTTCAGATGTGGGCCACCACCGACTGCCCGCCCGAGGGGCTGCCCTTCTTCGGGTGCAACTGCAACGACCCGACCCAGAGCTGGGACGACAACTTCGGACAGTGGTGGCTCGGCAACTGCCGCATGGTGAGCGGGGATTCGAACGAGTACTTCCAGACGCCGCGGAACCGGTTGGTTCCGGACCAGCAGCAGGCGTACAACCTGTACCCGTTCTACGCGGGCGGGCTCCAGGCCGTGATGTGCGACGGCAGCGTCCGCACCATTAACACTTCCGTCTCGGTGCAGTCTTGGAGCGCCGCGGTCACCCCGGCGGGCGGTGAGGCCGTCAGCCTGCCCTGA
- the moaA gene encoding GTP 3',8-cyclase MoaA, with protein MSRPTPPAPGSALRDSFGRIHNNLRISVTDRCNLRCTYCMPENVTFQDRSELLTFEEIVAFVRVAVPLGVNKVRLTGGEPLMRKELHKLVRLLTAVPGLTDIGLTTNGILLAEHAQELFNAGLRRLNVSLDTLDPARFRSLTRRDGLERVLAGLEGAKRAGFSPIKVNTVAVRGFAEHDVVPLARYCRANGFELRFIEYMPIGAEAWEREKVLFASEILDRVQRGVGELVPTNHDPSSPSLDYAYSDGGGTVGIIASVSRPFCASCNRLRLTADGKLRNCLFALDETDVKVFLRQATIDELGIANALRTSVWTKWRGHEINTATFVKPDRTMHAIGG; from the coding sequence GTGTCCCGCCCCACACCGCCCGCACCGGGCTCCGCGCTTCGAGACTCGTTCGGCCGCATCCATAACAACCTGCGCATTTCCGTCACGGACCGGTGCAACCTGCGCTGCACCTACTGCATGCCCGAGAACGTAACGTTCCAAGATCGCTCGGAGCTACTCACGTTCGAAGAGATCGTGGCGTTCGTTCGCGTGGCCGTCCCGCTGGGGGTGAACAAGGTTCGGCTCACCGGCGGCGAACCACTGATGCGGAAAGAACTGCACAAACTCGTGCGGCTGCTGACAGCCGTTCCCGGGCTCACCGACATTGGCCTCACAACCAACGGCATTTTGCTCGCTGAGCACGCCCAAGAGCTGTTCAATGCGGGTCTCCGGCGGCTTAACGTCTCGCTCGACACCCTCGATCCGGCGCGGTTCCGCTCGCTGACCCGGCGTGACGGGCTCGAACGGGTACTCGCGGGTCTCGAAGGGGCCAAACGGGCGGGGTTCTCTCCCATCAAGGTGAACACGGTGGCCGTCCGCGGGTTCGCGGAACACGATGTCGTCCCGCTCGCCCGTTACTGCCGCGCCAACGGGTTCGAGTTGCGGTTCATCGAGTACATGCCCATCGGGGCCGAGGCGTGGGAGCGCGAGAAGGTGCTCTTCGCGTCCGAAATCCTCGATCGGGTTCAGCGCGGGGTGGGCGAGTTAGTACCGACGAATCACGACCCGTCTTCCCCGTCACTGGACTACGCCTACAGCGATGGCGGTGGAACGGTAGGGATAATCGCGTCGGTGTCGCGACCGTTCTGCGCGTCGTGCAACCGCCTCCGCCTCACGGCCGACGGCAAGCTACGCAACTGTCTGTTCGCGCTCGATGAAACTGACGTGAAAGTATTTTTACGGCAGGCTACAATAGATGAGTTGGGAATTGCGAACGCCCTGCGCACGAGCGTATGGACCAAGTGGCGGGGCCACGAAATCAACACCGCGACCTTCGTGAAGCCCGACCGCACCATGCACGCCATCGGCGGCTGA
- a CDS encoding histidine phosphatase family protein, which translates to MNDLPTIYLARHGETEWSKSGQHTGRTDLPLTGPGEESARKLGERLRGITFDHQFTSPLSRARRTAELAGFSPSTDPDLLEWHYGEFEGLKSKEIAARRPGWNLFRDGAPGGESPDEVKARVDRLVTKLKGLHGNVICFAHGHILRVIAARWIEHPVTLATSILLGTATLSILGFNHHNLAEPAIQVWNS; encoded by the coding sequence ATGAACGACCTGCCTACGATCTACCTCGCGCGTCACGGCGAAACCGAGTGGTCGAAGTCCGGACAGCACACCGGGCGCACCGACCTGCCGCTCACCGGTCCGGGCGAAGAATCGGCACGAAAGCTCGGCGAACGGCTCAGAGGTATCACATTCGATCACCAGTTCACAAGCCCTCTGTCACGCGCCCGCCGAACCGCGGAACTCGCGGGATTTTCGCCCAGCACGGACCCGGATTTGCTGGAATGGCATTACGGAGAATTTGAAGGGCTGAAGAGCAAGGAAATTGCCGCGCGCCGGCCCGGGTGGAACCTGTTCCGCGACGGCGCACCCGGCGGTGAAAGCCCCGATGAGGTTAAAGCCCGCGTCGATCGCCTCGTGACCAAGTTGAAGGGCCTCCACGGCAACGTCATCTGCTTCGCACACGGGCACATCCTGCGCGTGATCGCGGCGCGGTGGATCGAACACCCGGTGACGCTCGCGACCTCAATATTGTTGGGCACGGCCACACTGAGCATCCTGGGCTTTAACCACCACAACCTCGCCGAGCCCGCAATCCAGGTTTGGAACAGCTAG
- a CDS encoding molybdenum cofactor biosynthesis protein MoaE — protein sequence MFRLTHDPIDYHALTESVRNPHCGAVVLFLGTVRDLTGSRVTVFLEYEAYAPMAEKKLAEIEAAARERWPIGELAITHRLGRLEVGEVSVAVAASCPHRGDAFDACRYVIDTLKELVPIWKKENAPDGTGEWVHQSK from the coding sequence ATGTTCCGGCTCACGCACGACCCGATCGACTACCACGCACTGACCGAAAGCGTCCGCAACCCGCACTGCGGGGCGGTCGTGCTGTTTCTCGGAACCGTGCGCGACCTCACCGGTTCGCGGGTCACGGTGTTTCTGGAGTACGAAGCCTACGCGCCAATGGCGGAAAAGAAACTGGCCGAGATCGAAGCGGCGGCCCGAGAGCGGTGGCCGATCGGCGAACTCGCAATCACCCACCGGCTCGGCCGGCTCGAAGTGGGAGAGGTGAGCGTGGCGGTCGCGGCGAGTTGCCCGCACCGCGGGGACGCGTTCGACGCCTGCCGCTACGTAATCGATACGCTGAAAGAACTGGTACCGATCTGGAAGAAAGAGAACGCGCCGGACGGAACCGGGGAATGGGTCCACCAATCAAAATGA
- a CDS encoding MoaD/ThiS family protein, which produces MTLTVKLFAALRDLAGSDTVTVVLPDGTTVGALRLELGNRLPLARSLLARSAVAVNHDTTDDEHVLAPADECAVIPPVSGG; this is translated from the coding sequence ATGACACTTACGGTAAAGCTGTTTGCCGCCCTCCGCGACCTTGCCGGCTCGGACACCGTGACGGTCGTGCTGCCGGACGGCACAACCGTTGGCGCCCTCCGGCTCGAATTGGGGAACCGGCTGCCGCTCGCGCGAAGCCTGCTCGCGCGCTCAGCCGTCGCTGTGAACCACGACACCACGGACGATGAACATGTCCTCGCCCCAGCCGACGAATGCGCCGTCATCCCCCCCGTCAGCGGCGGATGA